A stretch of Gasterosteus aculeatus chromosome 4, fGasAcu3.hap1.1, whole genome shotgun sequence DNA encodes these proteins:
- the lingo2 gene encoding leucine-rich repeat and immunoglobulin-like domain-containing nogo receptor-interacting protein 2, which translates to MVDCLSKVMLHAVVSCWQPFLGLALVAVFVGSTQACPSRCECSAQTKAVVCHRKRMPSIPDGIPTETRILDLSKNKLTMINPDDFLVFPGLEELDLSGNIISYVEPGAFNGLFTMHSLSLKSNRIKLIPLGVFAALTNLTRLDISDNKIVILLDYMFQDLHNLKYLEVGDNDLVYISHRAFSGLLSLEMLTLERCNLTVVPTEALSHLHNLVSLHLRYLSISSLHAYSFKKLFRLRNLEIDNWTSLNQVLPNTLHGLNLSALFITNTNLSSFPYQALKHLPYLTSLNLSFNRIRHIEGGMLMELVRLKELHLVGTQLTTIELHAFQGLRGLKVLNVSHNRLNTLEKGVFQSPEALEVLLIDNNPLVCDCRLMWILQKRHSIFFGESQPECSTPEGIRGRPFKEFKETLLSYYVTCTKPKIRENKTQTITVDEGQQAMLSCSAEGTPRPLVSWLSPRRQVLTSRSHGRVTVHNNGTLEIKSAEVQDGGVYLCLASNSAGNDTLMTSLAVKSLGSLYANRTQYYTDPSNTTANGTAGVTLGLDLKTILVSTAMGCFTFLGVVLFCFLLLFVWSRGKGKHKNNIDVEYVPRSKSNGTNVDSAEGQAGPRRFNMKMM; encoded by the coding sequence ATGGTCGACTGTCTGAGCAAAGTCATGCTGCACGCGGTCGTCTCGTGCTGGCAACCGTTCCTGGGACTGGCCCTGGTGGCCGTCTTCGTGGGTTCCACCCAGGCGTGTCCCTCGCGCTGCGAGTGTTCAGCGCAGACCAAGGCGGTCGTGTGTCACCGCAAGCGCATGCCCAGCATCCCGGACGGCATCCCGACCGAGACCAGGATCCTGGACCTTAGTAAGAACAAGCTGACCATGATCAACCCTGACGACTTTTTAGTCTTTCCTGGGCTCGAGGAACTCGACCTCAGTGGAAATATTATTAGTTATGTTGAGCCCGGAGCTTTCAACGGACTGTTCACGATGCACTCGCTCAGCCTCAAGAGCAATCGTATCAAGCTGATCCCTCTGGGCGTCTTCGCAGCCTTAACGAATCTCACCCGACTGGATATAAGTGACAACAAGATCGTCATCCTGCTGGATTACATGTTCCAGGACTTGCACAATCTAAAGTATTTGGAAGTGGGTGACAATGACCTGGTTTACATTTCTCATCGTGCATTCAGTGGACTTTTGAGCCTGGAGATGCTAACCTTAGAAAGGTGTAACCTCACAGTTGTACCAACCGAGGCCCTTTCCCACCTGCATAATCTGGTCAGTCTCCATTTACGTTACCTCAGCATCAGCTCTCTGCATGCTTACTCCTTCAAAAAACTGTTCCGTCTTCGGAATTTAGAAATCGATAATTGGACTTCACTGAACCAAGTGCTTCCCAACACACTGCACGGCCTGAATCTGTCCGCTCTGTTCATAACCAACACCAACTTGTCCTCCTTCCCTTACCAAGCCCTGAAGCATCTACCCTACCTGACGAGTCTCAACCTGTCTTTCAACCGCATCAGGCACATTGAAGGTGGGATGCTGATGGAACTGGTGCGGCTTAAAGAGCTCCATCTGGTCGGAACTCAGCTAACAACCATTGAGCTGCATGCCTTCCAGGGCCTGAGGGGGCTTAAAGTCCTCAATGTCTCTCACAACCGACTGAATACACTGGAGAAGGGTGTCTTTCAGTCCCCTGAGGCTCTGGAGGTTCTTCTGATTGACAACAACCCCTTGGTGTGTGACTGTCGTCTCATGTGGATTCTACAGAAAAGGCACTCCATCTTCTTTGGAGAGTCGCAGCCGGAGTGCAGCACACCTGAAGGTATTCGTGGAAGGCCTTTTAAAGAGTTCAAGGAGACTCTCCTGTCCTATTACGTCACGTGCACCAAGCCAAAAATCCGtgagaacaaaacacaaaccattACTGTGGATGAAGGCCAGCAGGCGATGTTGAGCTGCAGTGCCGAAGGAACCCCGAGGCCTTTGGTGTCCTGGCTGTCCCCACGCCGACAGGTGCTGACAAGCAGGAGCCACGGAAGAGTCACCGTCCACAACAATGGTACGCTGGAGATCAAGTCGGCAGAGGTGCAAGACGGCGGTGTCTACCTTTGCCTCGCCTCCAACAGTGCTGGGAACGACACCCTGATGACTTCGTTGGCGGTGAAAAGTCTGGGATCACTGTATGCCAACAGGACCCAGTACTACACCGATCCCAGCAACACCACCGCCAACGGCACGGCCGGTGTGACCCTCGGCTTAGACCTAAAGACCATTTTAGTGTCAACCGCCATGGGCTGTTTCACGTTTCTTGGAgtggtgttgttttgtttcctgcTTCTTTTCGTTTGGAGCAGAGGGaaaggaaaacataaaaacaacatagACGTTGAATACGTGCCTCGGTCAAAGTCCAACGGCACTAACGTTGACTCTGCGGAGGGACAAGCCGGTCCTCGTCGTTTTAACATGAAAATGATGTGA